One Panicum virgatum strain AP13 chromosome 9K, P.virgatum_v5, whole genome shotgun sequence genomic region harbors:
- the LOC120650842 gene encoding beta-amylase 1, chloroplastic-like has protein sequence MAFSVAQSAAAAASVAPGTPRHAPAPALAPASVSVTVRKAGGAPSGCLRLQRQPPVEPARPVACRAAAAAAAGSAAAERASTRSAGVPVFVMMPLDTVKKCGTALNRRRAVQASLAALKSAGVEGVMVDVWWGIAESDGPGRYNFAGYTELMEMARKTGLKVQAVMSFHQCGGNVGDSVTIPLPRWALEEMEKDRDLCYTDQWGRRNYEYVSLGCDAMPVLKGRTPVECYTDFMRAFRDHFADYLGNTIVEIQVGMGPAGELRYPSYPESNGTWRFPGIGAFQCNDRYMLSSLKEAAAAAGKPEWGHGGPTDAGSYNSWPEDTIFFRRENGGWSTEYGDFFLSWYSRMLLEHGDRVLAGAASVFSASPVAISVKVAGIHWHYGTRSHAPELTAGYYNTRRRDGYLPIARLLARHGAVLNFTCVEMRDQEQPREAQCMPEALVRQVAAAARAAGVGLAGENALPRYDAAAHDQVVASAAERAAGDRMVAFTYLRMGADLFHPDNWHRFAAFVRRMSGAGSCREARGVAQATGSLVREAAVALRS, from the exons taGCGCCCGCGTCCGTCTCCGTGACCGTGAggaaggccggcggcgcgccgtcgGGCTGCCTCAGGCTGCAGCGGCAGCCGCCGGTGGAGCCGGCGCGTCCGGTGGCGTGCcgggccgcagcggcggcggcggcggggagtgcGGCGGCCGAGCGCGCCTCGACGAGGAGCGCGGGGGTGCCGGTGTTCGTCATGATGCCGCTGGACACCGTCAAGAAGTGCGGCACCGCGCTGAACCGCCGGAGGGCCGTGCAGGCGAGCCTGGCGGCGCTCAAGAGCGCGGGCGTCGAGGGCGTCATGGTGGACGTGTGGTGGGGCATCGCCGAGAGCGACGGCCCCGGGAGGTACAACTTCGCCGGGTACACGGAGCTCATGGAGATGGCGCGCAAGACGGGGCTCAAGGTCCAGGCCGTCATGTCCTTCCACCAGTGCGGCGGCAACGTCGGCGACTCCGTCACCATCCCGCTGCCGCGCTGGGCCCtggaggagatggagaaggaccGGGACCTCTGCTACACCGACCAGTGGGGCCGCCGAAACTACGAGTACGTCTCCCTCGGCTGCGACGCCATGCCCGTCCTCAAGGGCCGCACCCCCGTCGAGTGCTACACCGACTTCATGCGCGCCTTCCGCGACCACTTCGCCGACTACCTCGGCAACACCATCGTC GAAATCCAAGTCGGCATGGgccccgccggcgagctgcgctACCCGTCCTACCCGGAGAGCAACGGTACCTGGAGGTTCCCCGGCATCGGTGCCTTCCAATGCAACGACAGG TACATGCTTAGCAGCctgaaggaggcggcggccgcggccggcaagCCGGAGTGGGGCCACGGCGGGCCGACCGACGCCGGCAGCTACAACAGCTGGCCGGAGGACACCATCTTCTTCCGCCGCGAGAACGGCGGGTGGAGCACCGAGTACGGCGACTTTTTCCTGTCGTGGTACTCACGGATGCTCCTGGAGCACGGCGACCgcgtcctcgccggcgcggcgtccGTGTTCTCCGCCTCGCCCGTCGCCATCTCCGTGAAGGTGGCCGGCATCCACTGGCACTACGGCACCCGGTCGCACGCGCCGGAGCTCACGGCGGGGTACTACAACACGCGGCGCCGCGACGGGTACCTCCCGATCGCGCGCCTCCTGGCGCGCCACGGCGCCGTGCTCAACTTCACCTGCGTGGAGATGCGGGACCAAGAGCAGCCGCGGGAGGCGCAGTGCATGCCCGAGGCGCTGGTGCGGCaggtggccgccgcggcgcgcgccgccggcgtggggctGGCCGGCGAGAACGCGCTGCCCCGGTACGACGCCGCGGCGCACGACCAGGTGGTGGCCTCGGCCGCcgagcgcgccgccggggaCCGGATGGTGGCCTTCACCTACCTGCGCATGGGCGCCGACCTCTTCCACCCGGACAACTGGCACCGGTTCGCCGCCTTCGTGCGCCGCATGAGCGGCGCCGGGTCGTGCCGGGAGGCGCGCGGCGTTGCGCAGGCCACCGGCTCGCTGGTGCGCGAGGCCGCCGTCGCGCTGCGGAGCTGA